A region of the Candidatus Saccharimonadales bacterium genome:
TCAATAAACGCATTGAATTTAGGAATAACGCGGTCCACTTGTGTTTGCTGCAACATAAGTTCACTGACCAACACATAAAATGGTCGTGTGTCCTGACGCCATGGCATATCACGGTAAAGCTTGTGGCTTTTTTGTTTAACTAATTCCTGAAAATCTGCTTCATTCACCTCTTCATTATACCTAACCGGAGTATAATAAGAGTATGACAACATTTGTTTTAGGAGGAGGATGTTTCTGGTGCGTCGACGCGGTGTTCCGACGTCTAAAAGGGGTGACCAAAGTCGAAAGTGGCTACGCGGGCGGTCATACGGACTCACCAAATTATTACCAAGTTGCGTCAGGACAAACGGGACACGCCGAAGTTGTAAGTGTTACCTTTGATGAATCTGTAATTCCACCTGAAACGATCCTTAATATTTTCTTTTCCATTCACGATCCAACCACGCTCAATAGACAAGGTGCCGATGTCGGGACACAGTATCGTTCAATTATGCTTTATCAAGATAATGAACAAAAACAACTGTTTGAAAACGCCATCGAAAAGGCAAAAAGTATCTGGACAGGCACTATCGTTACCGAAATCAAACCACTAGAAAAGTTCTTCGTAGCCGAAGACGAGCACCAAGATTTTTTCAGTAAACAACCCGACGCAGGCTATTGCCAAATAATCATTGCACCGAAAGTTATTAAAGCCCGTGCCACATACACTAAATGGTTCAAGGAGGATGAATAAATGAAAATCACAAAATACGAACATGCTTGTTTTACGGTAGAAAAAGACGGCCAGATACTCGTTGTTGATCCAGGGGCATTTACAACGGATTTTATTGCACCCGAAAACGTTGTCGCCGTTGTTATTACCCATGAGCATCAAGATCATTTTGACCACGAACAACTTGCCGCGATTGTCGACAAAAACCCTGATGCGGTGATTATTGGCCATGAATCAGTCACCTCTAAAATCGAAGCATTTGAAACAAAGACCGTTCAGGCAGGCGATAAAATTACCGTAGGCGAATTTGATCTAGAATTCTTTGGGGGCGACCATGCGCTTATTCACGACAGCATACCAAGAGCCGCGAACCTGGGCGTCATGATCAACGAACTGCTTTATTTCCCCGGGGATTCGTTTACGTTACCTAATAAACCCGTTGACACTCTTGCGATTCCAGCAACAGCCCCGTGGATGAAGATTGGTGAAGCGATGGATTTTTTGGTTGCCGTAAATCCTAGATTGGCCTTCCCTACGCATGATGCTATTTTGTCAGATGCAGGAAAAGGCTTGTCCGACAGCTTACTCGGCAGCATTGCATCCGCTAGCGGCACTGAGTATAAACGCCTAGAGACTCCGCTTGAAATCTGACCATTCCGCCCTGGTTCAACAAGCTGCTGATTACCTCGCCAAGCATGACCCTGTTTTGGCGTCCGTTATTAAAGCGCATCCATTGCCAACATTCGTGCCACACACCAATTACTATCAAGAACTTGTCGAAAGCATCATTAGCCAGCAGCTAAGCGTAAAAGCCGCGAGCGCGATCGAGAAGCGATTTATTGGCTTATTTGAAGATCAATTCCCTTCGCCTGAACAAATTTTATCACGCAGCATTGAGGAATTCCGCTCTGTTGGCCTATCAAGGCCCAAAGCCGCCTATGTCCAAGATTTGGCGCGCAATGTTTTAGACGGCACGGTTAAATTTGATACGCTAGACCAACTTTCGAATGATGAAATTATTGCTGAACTGACAAAAGTTAAAGGCATCGGCGAGTGGACCGTTCATATGTTTTTAATGTTCTGTATGGGCCGGCTAGATGTTTTGCCAATAGGTGATTTAGGAATCAGAAACGGGGTTCAAAAACTATATAGTTTCGATCATGCACTCCTTCCTCAAGAAGTTACCTTGTTAGCAGAGGCAAACAAATGGACGCCATATCAGTCGGTGGCTAGCTGGTACGTTTGGCAATCACTTGATAATGCACCGAAACTTGAGGCAACATAAAACCGCTCTGTAACGAGCGGTTTTACTATAAGGTATTAAACTTTAACGAAGATTCTTTTCGGCGTCTTTTTGAATTTGGCTCGACGTACGTTTTGCTTCTTCGGCAACACGTGCGGCACGAACTTTGGCTTCGTCGCCTAATTTGCCGGCTTCGGTTGCAACAACCGCTGCGGATCCACGAGCGCTTTTGGCGAAACCTTTGGCTTCGTCACCAACTTCGTGAGCACTTTTCTTTAGTGAGTCGCCAGCATTTGCCGCGACATCCTTTAGCTTGTCAGCTTTTTCAGCTGCTTGCCTTTTAGCTTCAAGAGCTTTGTTCTTGATATCTTTTCTAGTTTCTTCACCGCTTTTTGGTGCAAGTAAAATTCCTGCGACAAATCCAACGGCTGCTGCTCCGATAACGTGTAATGCTTTACCCATAATTCTATTCTCCTTTTTGTAAATTATTTACGAAATAGTTTGCTGACGTAACCCATAACTTTGACCGGTGACAACCATTCGGTCGCCGATGCAAGGTTATCCATTACGGCATTAACATTGTTAATAAGACGCTGAACTTTAACAAGTACAACTGTCATTGCGACGAGCATGGCTATAATAACTAAGGACAGTAAAATAACTGCGATAGTTAGTAGCGTGACTACGACGTTCATATCCATCGAGGTTTCTCCTTTCGCTGCTTACATGACTATACTTCTATTATATAGAGTTTGACGCCAAGTAGCAGTGATTTTCTTACACCAAGGGGTGTGATGGTTTGTAGTTTAGTGTTTGTGTTGATTATTCCAACATTTATTACTATAGCACTATTTTGACATAAGCGCAATAGTCATATGGAACGCTTTAGTCATTTAGCTCTATTTTTAGAGAAAGATCTTTTAGCTGCGCCTGATCAACTTCGCTAGGCGAAGACATCATGACATCAATACCGGAGCCGTTCTTTGGAAAAGCGACAACTTCCCGGATGTTGTCTTCACCGGTAAGCACCATGAACATACGGTCAATACCGAACGCGCAGCCAGCGTGTGGCGGAGCGCCGTATTTGAATGCGTTAATCATTGCGCCGAAACGTGAATCGACATATGACCGGTCGTAGCCAAGCGATCCGAAAGCTTCGTACATGACGTCTGGGTTGTGGTTACGAACCGCACCAGAAGAAATTTCGTAGCCGTTCATGACCATATCGTACTGGTCGGCAACAATATCTAATTTGTCATCAGATTGTAGTGCTTCGACACCGCCTTTTGGCATAGAAAACGGGTTGTGGCCAAAATCGATCTTTTTCGCTTTGTCATCCCATTCGTAAAATGGAAAATCTACGATCCAAGCGAGGGCAATCTTGTTTGGGTCTTTCAGTTCGAAGTGATCGGCAAATTCAGAACGAAGCCGTCCAAGCACTTTGTTCACGACTTCCCTCTTATCAACACCAAAGAATACGGCGTCTCCGTCTTTGGCTTGCAGCCGCTCTTTAATAGCAGTCAGTTCTTCGCCAGACAAGAATTTGGCAATTGGTGATTTTGCCTCGCCGTTTTCGTACATAATGTAGGCAAGTCCGCCTGCACCTTCGCTTTTTGCAATGTCCGTAAATTTATCAATTTGCGAACGGCTAAGGCTTGCTCCGCCTTCGACGCGGATCGCTTTGACAACGCCCTTGTTCTTAAGCGTGTTTGCGAAAACGCTAAAGCCCGTATCGGTTAGTGCATCAGATAAATCAGTCAGTTCCATACCAAAACGTAGGTCGGGTTTGTCAGAACCAAAACGATCCATTGCTTCAAGGTAAGGAATCCGTGGTACTTCATCAGTTACGAGTGTTTTACCCGCAAAACCAGTGACGAGTTGTTTGATAAGCGGTTCAACCGTTTGACGAACGACTTCACCGTCTTCGACAAATGACATCTCAAGGTCAAGTTGGTAAAAATCACCATACAAACGGTCAGCACGCGGGTCTTCGTCGCGAAAGCACGTCGCGATTTGGTAGTAACGTGATATGCCGCCTACCATGAGCAGTTGCTTGAACTGCTGTGGGGCTTGTGGCAATGCGTAGAACTTGCCAGGGTGAACGCGTGAAGGCACTAGGAAATCGCGAGCGCCTTCTGGGCTAGAGTTGGCTAGAATCGGTGTGGTTACCTCGGTAAATTCATTAGATTCCATATAATCGCGTAGCAATTTGTAATAAGCAGCTCGTTTTTTTAGCATCTCTTGCATCTTTGACCTACGAAGATCAAGATAACGATATTTCAGACGGTGTTCTTCGTTTGCCTGAGGTGCGTCTTCACGGACAGGAATCGGCAAGGGTTCGGATTTGTTAAGAAGCCGGATGTTTTCGGTAACAACTTCAATATCCCCCATTGGGATATTAGGATTTTTGAGTGTTTCGTCACGCTCTTTTACGATACCAGTGATTGAAATAACGTATTCATCGCGGACTTGCTCTGCAAGTTTAAAAGCTTCGGCGTTTTCAGGTTGAATTACCAGCTGAATAATACCGGTGTGGTCGCGTAGATCAATAAAAATCAGTCCACCATGGTCGCGGCGTGTGTGCACCCAACCGCTGACGGTCACTGTTTGGCTCATCTGCGCAGGTAGGTCGCGTACTAATGTTCGTGTCATATAAATTCCTTGTTACGTAGTAATGGTAGAGGCTGGTGAGGGTCAATGGCTAAAAGCACGCCGAGCTTTTAGCCGACCCGTTGATTATTGTCTGTATCAACTCGCCATGTCATATTGGTGTTATTTTACCACTTTATAGGAGTTTACACTACTGTAGACGTGTTAGTGATTGTTTTATACGTCTTCGCGTTTCTCAGGATGATTATTACCACGCGGGTTATGCGCAGCAACCGCGCGGAGATCATCGTGAGCATCGAATTCATCGACTATCTTGTGGCCAATCAATGCCTCAATCACATCTTCCAGGCTTAACAGTCCGACTGTTTCACGAAATTCATTAACAACGACAAACAAATGATGGCGCGTACGAAGGAACGCAGTAAGGGCGTGCTTAAGCGTTTGGTCCTCACGAACGTAAAATACCCTAGGTTCCATAGCTTTACCAGCTGTTGTTGAACGCTTCGTATCAAGGGTTAAGAGATCTTGGATATGAAGCATACCGACGACATGATCAATATCGCCGTCAACCACAGGAAAGCGACTATGTCCTGTTTTATGAAGGTCATCTAGGACGAGTGGACCAAGTAGTTCTTTGTGGCTAATACTGTCAATAACGCCCCGGGGAGTCATGATTTCTTTTACGGTACGATCACCAAACGTCAGACTATGCGTAATAAGCAGCTTTTCGTCGCTTGAAAGAAGCGTGCCTGATGTCTCAACAAGATGATGGAGCTCCTCACGGGAACTTAGCCGTACATTTGTAGTCGTTTCGGGTGCTACGCTTCGCATGAATCGGAGTATGCCTGCAAATTTTTCAACAAAGCGTAGAATCTGCTGTTCATGTTTTTCGTAAAGTTTTTGAGATTGGCGCTGCCACAAACCAATCCGCGCAATCCGACCGTATTCTAAAGCAACAATAACTGACAGAATAATACCTAGCAGCCATCCGAACGTTACCACCGAAAGAACAACAAAAAGTACGAGGAGTAATGCCGATAGAACTCTTTGCAAGGAAAAGACATCCGTTAGCAGTGCTTCACGCTTCATCGCAATTGCCGCCATATTATCCCCAATCGATTTGCGGCGTTCTAGTTCGAATTTGCTTATTTGGCTGACACGCGGAACGACGCCCGACACAAATATCAACAGACCAAGGA
Encoded here:
- a CDS encoding CBS domain-containing protein, which encodes MMLIFLFLEIAVLGLLIFVSGVVPRVSQISKFELERRKSIGDNMAAIAMKREALLTDVFSLQRVLSALLLVLFVVLSVVTFGWLLGIILSVIVALEYGRIARIGLWQRQSQKLYEKHEQQILRFVEKFAGILRFMRSVAPETTTNVRLSSREELHHLVETSGTLLSSDEKLLITHSLTFGDRTVKEIMTPRGVIDSISHKELLGPLVLDDLHKTGHSRFPVVDGDIDHVVGMLHIQDLLTLDTKRSTTAGKAMEPRVFYVREDQTLKHALTAFLRTRHHLFVVVNEFRETVGLLSLEDVIEALIGHKIVDEFDAHDDLRAVAAHNPRGNNHPEKREDV
- a CDS encoding DNA-3-methyladenine glycosylase; protein product: MKSDHSALVQQAADYLAKHDPVLASVIKAHPLPTFVPHTNYYQELVESIISQQLSVKAASAIEKRFIGLFEDQFPSPEQILSRSIEEFRSVGLSRPKAAYVQDLARNVLDGTVKFDTLDQLSNDEIIAELTKVKGIGEWTVHMFLMFCMGRLDVLPIGDLGIRNGVQKLYSFDHALLPQEVTLLAEANKWTPYQSVASWYVWQSLDNAPKLEAT
- the aspS gene encoding aspartate--tRNA ligase, producing the protein MTRTLVRDLPAQMSQTVTVSGWVHTRRDHGGLIFIDLRDHTGIIQLVIQPENAEAFKLAEQVRDEYVISITGIVKERDETLKNPNIPMGDIEVVTENIRLLNKSEPLPIPVREDAPQANEEHRLKYRYLDLRRSKMQEMLKKRAAYYKLLRDYMESNEFTEVTTPILANSSPEGARDFLVPSRVHPGKFYALPQAPQQFKQLLMVGGISRYYQIATCFRDEDPRADRLYGDFYQLDLEMSFVEDGEVVRQTVEPLIKQLVTGFAGKTLVTDEVPRIPYLEAMDRFGSDKPDLRFGMELTDLSDALTDTGFSVFANTLKNKGVVKAIRVEGGASLSRSQIDKFTDIAKSEGAGGLAYIMYENGEAKSPIAKFLSGEELTAIKERLQAKDGDAVFFGVDKREVVNKVLGRLRSEFADHFELKDPNKIALAWIVDFPFYEWDDKAKKIDFGHNPFSMPKGGVEALQSDDKLDIVADQYDMVMNGYEISSGAVRNHNPDVMYEAFGSLGYDRSYVDSRFGAMINAFKYGAPPHAGCAFGIDRMFMVLTGEDNIREVVAFPKNGSGIDVMMSSPSEVDQAQLKDLSLKIELND
- a CDS encoding YtxH domain-containing protein, coding for MGKALHVIGAAAVGFVAGILLAPKSGEETRKDIKNKALEAKRQAAEKADKLKDVAANAGDSLKKSAHEVGDEAKGFAKSARGSAAVVATEAGKLGDEAKVRAARVAEEAKRTSSQIQKDAEKNLR
- a CDS encoding MBL fold metallo-hydrolase gives rise to the protein MKITKYEHACFTVEKDGQILVVDPGAFTTDFIAPENVVAVVITHEHQDHFDHEQLAAIVDKNPDAVIIGHESVTSKIEAFETKTVQAGDKITVGEFDLEFFGGDHALIHDSIPRAANLGVMINELLYFPGDSFTLPNKPVDTLAIPATAPWMKIGEAMDFLVAVNPRLAFPTHDAILSDAGKGLSDSLLGSIASASGTEYKRLETPLEI
- the msrA gene encoding peptide-methionine (S)-S-oxide reductase MsrA, which translates into the protein MTTFVLGGGCFWCVDAVFRRLKGVTKVESGYAGGHTDSPNYYQVASGQTGHAEVVSVTFDESVIPPETILNIFFSIHDPTTLNRQGADVGTQYRSIMLYQDNEQKQLFENAIEKAKSIWTGTIVTEIKPLEKFFVAEDEHQDFFSKQPDAGYCQIIIAPKVIKARATYTKWFKEDE